GTTTATGTGGAAGAAGCAGGACAAATGACAACTATACAAGCATGTACAGTACAGCCAAACAtaagtttttttaaaaattacataTCAAAAGTAAATTCTATAGGGGTTTAGGAATGAGGGCTTGCACCAGGTGTAGTCAAGCAGGTGTCTGGGTCACAATTCCCCTGAAGTTTTAGGCAATTTAGTAATTTTAGgtataacaataaattatgCTTTCTGAATGTATTATATTCTGCTATaattttgtattggaaattaATGTTTCAATTTCATTGACTTCTAAAAGgcaattttgcaaaaaaaatgtaTAACAGTTTCAAAAATTAATGAATGGAATTATCATAACACGCTTCCTAAACAATTCCCATGAAGTAAATTACTTTAAGACTTGTTCAAAAGATTTCAGCATTTATCTGTGAAAAATCATAAATATGAAGTAACTTTTCTATTTTGTATGCACCACAAAAACCTCCATTTCAACATGAAAGCCTCCATTTCAACATGAAAGCCTCCATTTCAACATGAAAGCTTCCATACTGTAGTGGACACTTCCCCTGATTCACTTTAAAAAGTGTCAAGATATACAATGGCAGATCAAGGGGGTATACATGGAGCAAGCACAGGATACATGACCTCCTTTTGCTTCTCCCATACCCTTACTCATGCTCAAATCAAAGAAGTGTTTTATACAATTGCATACTCTAACAGAATAGTCATCGCATGCAACACAGAGGATCCTCCATATATATCCCAAATTTCCTATGAGGCTAAAGTATGTGCTTAGCATGGTGCTGCTAAAACAAGTAATTGTACTGAACAGTACCTGTCATTTGTATTTCATAATCACTGACATCCCTATAACTGAGGACCACAGTTTTAAACTTCTGGCTAAAACACTAAAATTATTACAAGATGAGGTTCTTAAAATATCTACTAATTAATGCATATTTCCAAGGTGCAAAAGTTAGGTGATATTATACCACTAAAATTAGGAACATAATGGAAAAATGTGACAAAAGTCAATTTTTTGGTGTTGCTTTCATGCTCTAATATTAATAAAGCTACTTAGGCATTATACAAATATCCTTAGAACAAATACAATGCTATCTAAGGTTTGGATGATTGTCAATTTAATAGGAGTCTATGCACTTCATTAACTGATAGATATTAACAGTCAATGGTACCTTTTGTACACATTCACAATTCCATGTACAAATTGTGTACATGGAAATGAGAGCATTACAGTTAATATGTGCACGAAAGCATCTATTAATCTTACACATTCACATCATAATGAGTTCACCTGTGTTATGATTTACTGCATAAACAGTGCTCACTCATTTTATACCTTTCCAGATCTCACCACGACTTAAGTCTCGTACTTCACAAGACAAAATTAAAATAACAAGAGAATTTAGATTTAACACTTTGAATGATATACCTGCTATAATCAAGCAGTTGAAAGTGAGTATTtaatatgtgtatatattttGTATCACTAGCtacaattaataattatatatgttcAGGACTAGCTAATCAAATAAATTTTGGTATTTCTGACTGAATTTCTCAAAATTCAAATTAAACACTATTTTAGAGTGCATACCAGAGTGTGTGTTATTGTATATGTACTTTGATCATTGCTGTGCAAAAAATGGATTCAGGGGGTGCTTTAGGGTGCTGAAGAACTTCTGCGTGCTATCCTGGAAACTAGTGAAAGCCACAGGTGTAATTGCACAGATAATGAAAAGATATAGAAGAGCAAGGGAAAAGGCTAAATTCCTTATCAAATTATGTTTAGAGAAAGCTTAAagtcaactactctattagaacatccaAAAATGATTTCATTAATGACCTAAAGTTCATTAAATTGAGGTTTTAGTTGCAAAAGATCAAATTTGAAGCTACCACTAAAACTGAAAATGTGAAGTCAGCCATATTTTCAGAATCATTATTCAAAAGCACTGATGAAGTATTCATTTTTGTAGTTCAATAACATATATAAGCAATTTAAGCAATTcgtatggcaggatgtttggcacAATGGCGAGATAGCAGTACACAGGTCAAAAAAAGGTTCACTatcaacacacgcacacacacgcacgcacacacacacacacacacacgcacacacacgcacgcacacacacacacacacgcacacacacacacacactggttaTAGTTTAGAAGAGTTTGCTTCCAGGGATTCTATGCCTGATCAATCTCCACTAAAGTTATACTGTGTACGTATATATGTATATCCATTCTACTTTTGCATTTGAGGGAATGTAAGTTCATGTAAAGTTCTTTACCAACATAAACAACTGTGATTGCACTTTTAGTGTATTACCACCACTTTTTGCTAATAAAATTACAAATATTGTTTTAGCTCCTGAGGATTGCAGCATCAGATTTCATGTGGGGACATACCCACAGACACCCTAGCATGATTCGCATGCTAAGTGTACTTTGCACACTGTCCAAGTTATCAATAATCCCCTGCTTTAAATTTTATTGCATTGTGAAATCCTatagatccacccctgaatgGTGGTCTTACTAAGGATGTGTTTGTAAGTATAATGACATAACTTAAGTATGTATGACCATTTCTAGAATTCTCCAGCTAGAATAATTTATGCCAACATGTATGAACACAATGCAGTAGAAGTGATATGCTTGGTAAGTCCATACATGTAACAGCTaatgatatatatatctaaCTTAAAATTGAGAATGGAATATCTTTATGGTAATGTGCTGTGTAGCCAAGAAAGCTAGTACATCACACCAACCATGGGCttattgataggaagaaagacAATGGGGTTTTTGTACATGCGTAGCTCCATGGTCTAAACTGCACCATTTTGCACTGGAGCTGTAGGACAGGCTACACAGCAAACTTAATCAAAATCTCTCTAGTCATTTCCAAGATCATAAGTTACAATTTTTTCATTGTTGTTCATTCATGGGAAATAGATAGACATAACTTCTTTTTTGCGCACCTTACAAACATTACTATTAAAACAAACGCTTTACTAGATTGTCTTACACATGAACAGTGTGTGAACTCATATAAGTGCCAAGTTTGAAACTTGTCAGATCAATATTCATAGTGAAGTAGATGGTAAACAGAGGATCTTATGGCTACAGCTTAtgggaatgacttgaaaattgtTGCGTTCATAGATAAACTATCGTAGTGCaattgtttcatggctttaaaAGAATTGGAacaacagctacagagttacaaaacaAGCATCAAAGTGTAGGATTGttggatcaagatactctaatagaacagacatcTAAGGAAAAAGTGCACTAAAATGTAACATATAAGCTGTCCAGAATTCGAGTCCAGGATCTCAACACCAACACCCTAACTGTGAGGCACTACTGTTGTAGCACTATATAGATGTTGCTATGATCCATTTGTTATACTATACAATCATACAGAACCAGTCTCACATAGGGaacagccaagaaatgattgcaatgatgttaatattaaaaacacacagccattattaacattaacatcattgcagtcacaTGGCCagcacctttgatttcacaatttttaacCCAGGCCATatacttttttcacagcttatttgtttttgtgtgaatttcacttctttttgcactttaaaaGGTCCCATGCAAATCAAATTTTTTACTCTTGCAATTTTGAGGACTATTTCTAGTACAatgtacatagaatgttctagaacaatctagagaATTTCCATTttatatgaaattacaaactaTTCACTATAACCATCATATATAAGGCagaattaaaaattaaatgagGTGAATGGCCATGATAGCAGTGGTTATGGATTTAGGTGTTAGTTGTGGAAGTCCCGCATTCGAATCCTATTAACTTTTTATGTTTCCCTCATGCActcttggtgactgttctattagagtatcttcgccttacttgttttgtttttgctttgtaactctatagctgttgctctaatttctttcaaaccatcaaaaggtgCTTCTATGATATTTAACTGTATGCAAGGCAGagaagggggggcaagggggctGTACCCATGTCAAAAAGATTATGGAGGGGCTTATCCCCCCTAAAATCATCTATAGCTGTCTTTGATCGATTGTGCTGATTGTATTACACCAAATAGCTGATCAACTGAATCAAGAttaatataccctaatagagcagtcaccctaatataacTGTCAACAAATATAATATTAATGGTGACTGCTAAAACCattctcagattcaattttgAGAGTCtaaatctcaaaaatttcctggagggaGAGCGGCAGCTAAAATCACTCCCAGATTCAATCCCAGATGGCCTAATTTTCaactttcctggggggcatgctcccagaccccctagattggCTAAGACATGTCATCCCCTGGATAAGCCTAGCTACACCCCCCATCCactaaataaaggtgtctcctctGCCCCTGATGATAAATATTCATATTGTTATGgacatttattcacgtaaaaaaagacCAATCGAACTTTTTTATGGCTACAAAGTAAACTATATCTTGAAAATTGGTATATACATCCATatgtacataccaattttcaagaTATAGTTTACTCTGTAAccataatttataaaaaaattaatcttttttacgtgaatgaatGTCCATAATTCTAtgaatatttatcagattcccAGGAAACTTGGATGTGAATTTTCCTCTTTATCTGCACTGAATAAATGAGtcacatgtttgcattttataacaattaatttttttgcaaagtgtgcaaaaagaagaaggAAAATCTTGACCCCATAAACCCTTTAATAAACATCAAAAATTGGCCATTTGGAATGGCTGGAATGATTTGCCCTATACCTGGCAAGCAACTAGAATGGTGTGCTTTGAAGAAGGGGCCATGGAAGCTACATTTTGTtttttcttgtcaatatacccatgctGTGCATGCCAacattcttggccacacaacatgCTACCATGTATCTTAATGTGTTCATTATTTATAATTGCATAGTATTTTAAAATGACGTTAAAGACTCTTGTCGATCACATCTTATAGGCTGCTAGAAATGGAATGGTCTATCCTAAGTACCAATGGATGTTTATAAACTGGTACTCAGATGACTGGTGGGTTAAAAGCAAACGTACTTCTGATAATTGCTTAATCAGTGATTCAGCTTTGCAAGATTTAGTAAGAAACTCGTTAACTTTTGATTTCTATCCTAAAGTAGAAAAGGAAGATGAAAATCGACCAAATGTGGGAAACATAGTACGTTATTTCATATAACTGAAATACTAGCTTATATTAAGTATGTAATAATAGTAGATGATTACATTGGATTGTGTCTGTCATTGCTTGATGTGATATTATGCACTGACCTCTCTCCTTATCTACAGACTTGGAATTACTTTAGACAATATTTTGATGAAAACCTTGAAAGATACAAAATAAATAATACATCTCGACTGCTGGGAATACATGATAGTGCCTTTATGTTTGATACAGTCTGGACTGCAGCACTGGCAATCAACAGTACTGCATCTAAACTACCCAGTGGTGTGACTTTGAAAAATGTTACATACAATGGTCCATTTTCTAAAAATATCTCCAGACTTTTATATGAAGAAGCACTGAAAGTAAAGTTTTTTGGACTGACCGTAAGTTACAGGGTATAATGCTGTGTTTTAATATACTATTTATCTATGTTCTTTACCCTCCTGTCTTGTTTTTTGTTGGGAAATGTAattgtatacatgcatacatggttTTGAGTGTATGTAGAATCACCTGCATCATTGTTATTAATGACTGGTCATACTTGTTGCACTATACCTTTCAGGGAGATGTTTCTTTTCATGAAAATGGTGACAGGCCAGGAAAAATAACATTCTTTCAGTACAGAagttagtatatatatatatattttatctGACAATTAAACGTTCCATGTAACAGCTATTAATTCAGATGATTACAATTCCAGTGGTTTAACCAAAGTACAATATGCTTCATTACGAAATGATATCTTTATGTATGACGATGGAGAAAGCAGTAACACAGTTTTTCCAGGTTACATATGTGATGATAAGACATTAAATTTTTATATGCATGAAATACACTAACATCAACTTGAAATGTGATTATCTTGTACTGATATGTATGCACTGAATTAAGTACTCTCTTTTACAGCATCCGCAAGGTATATACACAAAGTGGGCTGTCCAATTCTGCTCCAGCAGCAGTAATAGTGCCCATATCTGTAGCTAATTGAGCCTAAGTTTTGATTCAAAGAAGTGAACAAACTACACCTTTGGCTACAAACAATCTAGCCCACCATCTAGGAAGAGGAGCTTCATCTTTGAGATCAGACATCTTACCAAAAACAAAGACTAGCTGCACAAACTATACAGTAAACATTAGAGAAGTTTGTACATAGCAAACTGGTTCAGTATTgcatattgaattaaatcatgcaatgcaatacatttttaagtctgtcttcaataatcatcattgtgcctgcatagaaaagaagaaatgtgagtaaaaacaaacatcaaagtcagccataggctggtttaggggccttataaagtacaaaaagaagtgaaatccacacaaaaacagctaagttgtgaaaaaatggtgcggccttaaaaagcctgggtgaaaaaagttgtgaaatcaaaggtggtggttgcaatgattttaatgctaaaaaattttgttaatgctaaaaatttttaataatggctgtgcagTGGCAggtctagatgggtttctggggtttcgacagaaacccccttttaaaattagcttagtggcattctcaatacaaaaacattattgtattgacaatttatcatagcaaacaactatataccagtagcatgcatgcagttgcacttaactaacaccaattatagctattaaaccctcaacaacacttcacttttcatctcccactgcattaaaacgatcgagatactctagtagaacagtcatgtaactaccctaatagagcaaccaAAGCTatagcttgtagtcaccattaTTTGCCCTAAAGTTAGCTATAGTACTTAGTaactatttacagtttaaagcattgaatttatcgtaattgctaactaaaaatagcctaaaatccgatTTCAGAGCTTTTAAAATCTCAAATATTTTCTGGAGAAttgccttatttagctataccaattttcagaaacccccttttaaaaatcctagatctgccactgcgcTATGTACATTGTTAAAAAATTTATaagcattaacattattgcagccatttcttggccaccacctttgatttcacaactttttgtcacccaggatttttaaggccacaccattttttcacagcttagctgttttgtgtGGTTATATTATGAGCTCTAAACCTGCTACTATACCTTTGTCAACTATAGGTAAGCCTTCTCCAGTTGCTAACATACATATTTAAACTCATGCATATTCAAAGTTTATCTATGCAACAGTGGCCCTTAGGTAGCTACGATCTCTTTTTTAACATTTGTTTAAAACGGCCACTGTTGAACATAACTTTATACCATCTAATGTGTAGGTGCATATCTATCCTATTTTAGTTAGGTTGAAGAAAATTTGTTGTAAGGATAAAATCACTCATGTATGAAAATAAGCACTAGTAAAACATCCTGTCTGATGGTATGCTTATACTTTGCACAGTACAGTTGAACTGTAAGTATGGATGTATATATACCACAGATCAAGaaattgtatatatgtatctCTTGCCTTCATCTAATTGCTTCATGACATAATCCTGACTAACATTTCAAGCTTAGAAAATATTGATACTATATAGCTGGGTATTAGACTATTTTTCTAGATAGACTCAGCATTTTTTCTAGACATCACCAGTAAACATAAATTGATAGTCCTATATATACTTTTTACTATGTTTTGATTTAACTGAAAGCTTTACAAGTCGGTATGCTAGATCTTATGTAGATAGTCCATGCAAAGATTGTCATGTGAAGTGTGTGTTACTGGGCAATATGCACTTGTATTATCTATTTGTACAGATGGGATTACTGTGGATGAAGAATACATTCATATTGACCTACCATTGTTTGTTTTTTATACTGTGTTGGCTCTGCTTGGAGTATTCTTTGCTGCAGCCTGTTTACTGTTCAACTTATGGTGTAAAGATATAAAGTATGTTACTGTGTACCATGTATGGTTGGCAATTCATTTACACATTTAGATTAGTGAAGCTTACCAGTCCATATGTCAATGTGATGATTATAGCTGGAGCAGTTATATTTTACGTAACAGTGATTTTGTTTGGAGTGGATGAAAATGTGGCATCATCTTCAACAGTAGATCATCTGTGTCAGACAAGAATTTGGCTAGTAGCATTTGGGTTTAGTTTGTTGTTTGGAACTATCTTTGCCAAAGCATGGCGGATATATTACATCTTTAAACTAGCTGGGCGCACTTCCAAATTTGTGAGTATGAAATTAAAACGTACACTATGGCtgcttataatattaattcTATAGGCAGTCAAAGACATATACCTGTTTGCAATTGTTGCAGTACTTGTTCTAATAGACACTATAATAATGTTACCATCAACAGTGATCTCAAGTGCTGTGTTAAGAAGGGAAGAAGAAGAAATTGAAAGAAAAAATGTTTGTACTGTGTAGTGAATGGAATATTTTATTTTGTTGTTTTCATTTAGGGTGTTGATTTGCCTCAAATAGTTAGGATCTGCACATCTGATCAGTCGGTAGTTTGGCTACTAATACTTTTTGGATATAAAGGATTTGTCTTATTAGTTGGGTTATTTCTTGCCTTTGAGACACGTAAAGTGAAATACTCATCATTAAATGAGTCTCGATTTATTGCAATGTCAGTTTATGGAGCAGTTATAGTATCAATAACTCTTACTCCAATTGGATTTTTGCTGGAAAACTTCCCAAATGTGCAGTATGGGGTGGCTGGAATAATGGTGCTGTTGACTACAACAGTGATATTGGCATTACTTTTTGTTCCAAAGGTAACCAATTACTTGCTGAGTATCGAGAGTAATATTACCTCATGCTACAGATGTACAAGGTTTATAACAAGAGAGAAGTTTATGAGAATAGCAACACTAATGCACAGACCAGTGTTGACTTACCTGAGGATAGATACAAGAAGACAATAGAAAGTTTAAATGTGGAAATCAAAACACTAACCAGGCAACTACAAAAGGTATGAGCATACATTGAGTGAAATACAAATAGTATAGTGATATAGGATTATAATCCATCTTGCAATTAAAAATTTCCATCTCTACTAAACTAGTTGAACTAGTGTATTTATAAAACATTATGTCTGGTATAAATACCATCAAAACATGTTGGTatagtgttgagcataataCATGTCAGAATATCAAGTGTATATATTTCCACATATTAAAATTGAGCATATATGCACTAAATTTTTTTAACACTGTATAAGTGAAAATTTCAAGGGATAACATTTTCCCAAGTGATGACAGCCTCATGAAAATAGTGATAGGTTACACGTTCTGATTGTTTCAGGAATTTCACAAAAATATGCCAAATTATCTTTTACATATTTATTTCTATACCTATCACAAAATTGTATATCACAACCATGTAAGCAACATGGCACCATGTAAGCAACATGGCACCATGTATGACCTAACAATTATGCAGAAGCGCAATCACTTCAGATTGTCTCACATTCACCATATTGTTTACTTAACAAATCCTGTTGCAATACAAATACTTTATGTTCCCAGCTTCAGCCACCATTCACACTCTAAAATATATGACAACAAATGCACAAAATATAGGCATATAAAATCTCCTTGCTAATCAGATTATACCTTTCATGTGTGTTCACCTTCATGTTATAAAAATCACTAGCATGCCATAATATCTTGACATTGCACTACACTTTTATACTTTCTATTTGATCACATGTCTCCTTTGCTTTTAATAGTTAAGAAGTGGCCAGTTAAGTGAAGATGATGTGGCCAAGAGTACCGATGACTTGAATGATTATGAGTTGGATAATGCCTCATCACGACATAACCTGCACAATGAGGATAGCTAAACTTCAAACATTATCATACATAACAATGCAATGGTCACAgttcatgcatacatatacacactagTCATGTCACGCAGGCTATTTGTTGTGCTTCTGTAAACTGTTTGATATAATTACATGTGAGTCCCTTTTGTGAAGAGCCTTGTCATTATAATCTTATTTCATTGATGCTCAAATcactttttttatagctatatactcaaGAGAACTGTTACTGTATAACTAACTCATTTTTACCTTTCTCTGTTGCAAAAGCAGCTGTGAAAGCCATCCTAACACTAATACTAAAAATTCCTCCACTTTCAAGCTGTATTTATGTTAAATTAAGGCAGATGGGGCACAGATAATCCTACCAATACCCTAAGCCTTGCAGGTAAGGGTCATGAGTTAACTACAATAAGTAACCAGCTGTAATACAGTCAGTCTGTAAAGCAGTCGATTTGTTTTGGTATATTTTTTGTATGGTTAATGTTGTTTTtgctgttttgttttttttgttgtgcaTTTTGTATAATCTTGTGTTTCTGTGTGTATGTTTCTCTCCTCATTTTTCACATACAGCTACAGATACGCCTAGTAACATTTCAGTTTTACAGTAAAGTGTTTTAGGCCACTCCTTGTCATCTCTAGCTATCATCCTTTCAAAATCATGCATGCAAAATGAGTTCAATATAACTAAATCCAGCTGTAGACGAATTTTTGATTTAGCAGTCAGACTCTCAGAGTATCAGTTTCTTCTAGAAGAATCTTCTTGACCGGGGATTACCCATAGTGGGAATGTTACAATATTGCTATCTATTATTCAACTTTATGCATGTATGAGCTTTTCCTCATCCACTTGTGGGGTAAATATACTCCACTATCATTCAAAGGGTGTGACTTTTTTGCATGATGGTAGTAAGCAGGGAATTTCCCTATCTTAGATCATCACTGAAGGTGGCTAATTTTGAGGAAAGCTCCTGAAAGTATCTTGAAGTGCGACTAAAACTGATGTAAATAGAAAATTGCATAACTTACTCTCCCAACTTTCATCTGCTACCACTGTATTGCCCATCCAACAAGCTCTAGCTCTACTCTAATCAGCTCCATTGTGTCTTTGTGAGCTAGCTACATGCTTGTATTTTCTCTGAATATCATAATGATACTAAACTAGCCATGTGGAATGCATGGATATTAAGGGTTGCATGGTGCATCAgtcagtggtatatatatatatatatatattatgcattATCGGATTCAAATTCAATAAGATGTGCACATATGCATACACAGGTACACATGTCTAAAGTTATGATAAAATCTATGTAGACTTTTCTTGCATCCAGGATTGTTTCAAAGGTAAGAAATAGATGCATTAAtgccacttattgttaatttatGTTTCAAATCAAGAAAGTTAACCTAAACAAATGTGGGCAGGAGGCTCATTATTCATTACAGTCAtacatgcacctgactgttttattagttaGCTAtttgtatgctctattagagtatctcgatcttaatcTTAACTTATTGAGAAGTGAAAGAACTAAAGTCCTACTCCTGATATTGGGTTGGTCTTTAGCCTTCCTTTCTCTATGCCCAGATAGGTA
The nucleotide sequence above comes from Dysidea avara chromosome 3, odDysAvar1.4, whole genome shotgun sequence. Encoded proteins:
- the LOC136248294 gene encoding gamma-aminobutyric acid type B receptor subunit 2-like produces the protein MMVGNVVLVFMCLWFTNARAKETLRLGALISQKGDSLDFTGSLVAFDLALQTVNDDPSLRYAFQVTLNDSMCLGAVSMRSFIDQIFLSSSSENQILLIGSDCSVATEPVAELSHNWNLVQISSQSTSPHLSDSKVFPLFLRTVPSDAEITVGITQAMKQFGWSRIAVITESANIFTFISPRLKSRTSQDKIKITREFRFNTLNDIPAIIKQLKNSPARIIYANMYEHNAVEVICLAARNGMVYPKYQWMFINWYSDDWWVKSKRTSDNCLISDSALQDLVRNSLTFDFYPKVEKEDENRPNVGNITWNYFRQYFDENLERYKINNTSRLLGIHDSAFMFDTVWTAALAINSTASKLPSGVTLKNVTYNGPFSKNISRLLYEEALKVKFFGLTGDVSFHENGDRPGKITFFQYRTINSDDYNSSGLTKVQYASLRNDIFMYDDGESSNTVFPDGITVDEEYIHIDLPLFVFYTVLALLGVFFAAACLLFNLWCKDIKLVKLTSPYVNVMIIAGAVIFYVTVILFGVDENVASSSTVDHLCQTRIWLVAFGFSLLFGTIFAKAWRIYYIFKLAGRTSKFAVKDIYLFAIVAVLVLIDTIIMLPSTVISSAVLRREEEEIERKNGVDLPQIVRICTSDQSVVWLLILFGYKGFVLLVGLFLAFETRKVKYSSLNESRFIAMSVYGAVIVSITLTPIGFLLENFPNVQYGVAGIMVLLTTTVILALLFVPKMYKVYNKREVYENSNTNAQTSVDLPEDRYKKTIESLNVEIKTLTRQLQKLRSGQLSEDDVAKSTDDLNDYELDNASSRHNLHNEDS